A section of the Ruania halotolerans genome encodes:
- a CDS encoding YbhB/YbcL family Raf kinase inhibitor-like protein, with protein sequence MDLDRPLAPHPYEILPTVPTFALSSPDITEGAAMDPRHAADGENISPALTWTDPPEGTQGLLVTCFDPDAPTPAGYWHWTVTDLDSSVTSLEAGAGESDIALPGAAFHLRTDGGAYAYEGAAPPPGDRKHRYVFAVHALDVPTLELSPEDSATKASFLALFHTIARGVLTATYQR encoded by the coding sequence ATGGACCTGGACCGCCCCCTGGCCCCGCACCCCTACGAGATCCTGCCCACAGTCCCCACCTTCGCTCTGAGCAGCCCGGACATCACCGAGGGCGCCGCGATGGACCCACGGCACGCCGCCGATGGTGAGAACATCTCCCCCGCCCTGACCTGGACGGACCCCCCGGAGGGCACCCAAGGCCTCCTGGTGACCTGCTTCGACCCGGATGCCCCCACGCCGGCCGGATACTGGCATTGGACCGTCACCGATCTGGATTCCTCTGTCACTTCACTGGAGGCGGGCGCCGGCGAGAGCGACATCGCCCTGCCCGGTGCCGCGTTCCACCTGCGCACCGACGGCGGTGCTTACGCCTACGAGGGCGCCGCGCCTCCTCCCGGAGACCGCAAGCACCGGTACGTCTTCGCTGTGCATGCCCTGGACGTGCCCACATTGGAACTCAGCCCGGAGGACAGCGCCACCAAGGCCAGTTTCCTGGCCCTGTTCCACACCATCGCCCGTGGCGTGCTGACCGCGACCTATCAGCGCTGA
- a CDS encoding YbaK/EbsC family protein, protein MRFGTLDWAPALDHPHLLAGPVAEALARWAQDAPDAVGQVLVAEIDPDLADTADMTAAYDLPLEASANCVLVAGKRSGAERIAAAVVRATTRADVNSTIKRLLDVRKASFLPTDRAVDDSGMQYGGITPIGLPADYRVLLDARISAGPAIIGSGIRGSKILLPGDVLAALPGADILEGLAQEVAA, encoded by the coding sequence ATGCGATTCGGCACTCTTGACTGGGCCCCTGCCCTGGACCACCCCCACCTGCTGGCCGGTCCGGTCGCCGAAGCGTTGGCGAGATGGGCGCAGGACGCACCGGACGCCGTCGGGCAGGTGCTCGTGGCCGAGATCGATCCGGACCTGGCCGACACGGCCGATATGACCGCCGCCTACGACCTCCCGCTGGAGGCCTCGGCGAACTGTGTGCTGGTGGCCGGCAAGCGCAGCGGCGCCGAGCGGATCGCGGCCGCGGTGGTCCGGGCGACCACCCGGGCGGATGTGAACTCCACCATCAAGAGGCTCCTGGACGTGCGCAAGGCGTCCTTCCTACCGACCGATCGCGCCGTGGACGATTCAGGGATGCAGTACGGCGGGATCACCCCGATCGGACTACCGGCCGACTACCGAGTGCTGCTGGATGCTCGGATCAGCGCCGGCCCGGCGATTATCGGCAGCGGGATCCGTGGCTCGAAGATCCTGCTTCCCGGCGACGTACTCGCCGCGCTCCCCGGTGCCGACATCCTGGAAGGGCTGGCGCAGGAGGTCGCCGCGTAG
- a CDS encoding dihydrodipicolinate synthase family protein, producing MTDLSARLSAGVAIPAHPLALTPDGTLDERAQRALTRYYLDAGVDGLAVGVHTTQFELHEDREALVDVWRLAAETAAETGAGTAAEAEAAGTGSTSTGQTESSRVGSPPILIAGIVGDTTQAVAEAERAAALGYQAALLCPWGMADRSEDALLERARAVGEVLPTIGFYLQESVGGQRLSRDYWQRLFDLESVVAVKTAPFDRYRTNDVAQVLLAHERWDAVVLLTGNDDSIVHDLLTPTRGYGRELRVRGGLLGQWAVGARAAVDLVAQVRAAVDADSVPMDLLAQANALVQVNAAVFDVEHDFAGCVAGVNEVLRQQGLLTSARCLSDRERLSPGQADLIARVRADYPELLDEEFVAEHLQDWLR from the coding sequence ATGACAGATCTCTCCGCGCGGCTGTCGGCCGGAGTCGCCATCCCCGCACACCCGCTGGCGCTCACCCCCGACGGGACCCTCGACGAGCGCGCACAACGCGCCCTCACCCGCTACTACCTCGACGCGGGTGTGGACGGTCTCGCGGTCGGCGTGCACACCACCCAGTTCGAGTTGCACGAGGACCGCGAGGCGCTGGTGGACGTGTGGCGGCTCGCTGCCGAGACGGCTGCCGAAACGGGTGCTGGGACGGCTGCCGAGGCTGAGGCTGCGGGCACCGGGAGCACGAGCACTGGGCAAACTGAGAGCAGTCGAGTGGGCTCGCCGCCGATCCTCATCGCCGGAATCGTCGGCGATACCACCCAAGCCGTCGCCGAGGCCGAGCGGGCCGCCGCACTCGGCTACCAGGCCGCACTGCTGTGCCCGTGGGGGATGGCCGATCGCAGCGAGGACGCCCTGCTCGAGCGCGCCCGTGCGGTCGGTGAGGTGCTCCCCACGATCGGCTTCTACCTGCAGGAGAGCGTCGGCGGACAGCGCCTGAGCCGCGACTACTGGCAGCGTCTGTTCGACCTGGAATCCGTGGTGGCCGTCAAGACGGCACCGTTTGACCGCTACCGGACCAACGACGTGGCGCAGGTGCTGCTCGCACACGAGCGATGGGACGCCGTCGTGCTCCTCACCGGCAACGACGACTCGATCGTGCATGATCTGCTCACGCCCACCCGAGGGTATGGCCGGGAACTGCGGGTACGCGGCGGACTGCTCGGGCAATGGGCGGTCGGTGCCCGGGCGGCCGTGGACCTGGTCGCGCAGGTGCGGGCGGCCGTCGACGCGGACTCGGTGCCGATGGATCTGCTCGCGCAGGCGAACGCGCTCGTGCAGGTCAACGCGGCCGTCTTCGACGTCGAGCACGACTTCGCCGGTTGTGTGGCCGGGGTGAACGAGGTACTCCGCCAGCAAGGACTGCTCACCTCGGCACGCTGCCTGTCTGATCGGGAGCGGCTCTCACCCGGCCAGGCCGACCTGATCGCTCGGGTGCGTGCGGACTACCCGGAGCTGCTCGACGAGGAGTTCGTGGCCGAACACCTCCAGGACTGGCTGCGTTGA
- a CDS encoding NAD-dependent epimerase/dehydratase family protein — protein MTVTPTTPIEAPTDEHGLDELLSRPTDGVGAALAALGGDIVILGAGGKIGPSMAMMARRALDGAGSDARVIAVSRFSDPAGADLLRDAGVHVHRADLAAPESYADLPDAAGVFFLAAMKFGTTNAEHQTWWSNAAIPVLTANRYRGVPTMVYSTGNVYHLTPLAGGGSVEADTPAPVGEYAQSALARERLFTNAAHTWGTPVTIYRLNYACELRYGVIADIAATMASGEPVDVTMPAVNVAWQGDINAWALRSIAVAGVPPHILNATGPETVSVRRLAMLLGEEMGIEPQFTGTESADALLSDAGPCHELFGYPSVPLRRLVRWVGRWVADGGRQLGKATKFAQREGKF, from the coding sequence ATGACCGTCACGCCCACCACGCCGATCGAGGCACCCACCGACGAGCACGGGCTCGACGAACTGCTCTCTCGACCCACCGACGGGGTCGGCGCCGCGCTCGCCGCGCTCGGTGGCGACATCGTGATCCTCGGTGCCGGAGGCAAAATCGGGCCGAGTATGGCGATGATGGCCCGCCGCGCACTGGATGGCGCCGGGTCCGATGCCCGGGTGATCGCCGTCTCCCGGTTCTCCGACCCGGCCGGTGCGGACCTGCTGCGCGACGCCGGTGTGCACGTCCATCGCGCCGATCTGGCTGCTCCGGAGTCCTATGCCGATCTTCCCGATGCCGCGGGTGTGTTCTTCCTTGCCGCGATGAAGTTCGGCACCACGAATGCCGAACACCAGACGTGGTGGTCCAATGCCGCCATCCCGGTGCTCACCGCGAACCGCTACCGCGGTGTGCCGACGATGGTCTACTCCACCGGCAACGTCTACCACCTCACCCCGCTCGCCGGCGGTGGGTCGGTCGAGGCGGACACCCCGGCACCGGTGGGGGAGTACGCCCAGTCCGCACTCGCCCGGGAACGACTCTTCACGAATGCGGCGCACACCTGGGGAACACCGGTGACCATCTACCGGCTCAACTACGCCTGCGAGCTGCGCTACGGCGTGATCGCCGATATCGCCGCCACCATGGCATCCGGTGAGCCGGTGGACGTCACCATGCCTGCGGTCAACGTGGCCTGGCAGGGCGATATCAATGCCTGGGCGCTGCGCTCCATCGCGGTGGCGGGAGTGCCGCCGCACATCCTCAACGCCACTGGACCGGAGACCGTCTCGGTGCGCCGCCTGGCCATGTTGCTGGGTGAGGAGATGGGCATCGAACCGCAGTTCACCGGCACCGAGTCCGCGGACGCGCTGCTCAGCGATGCCGGGCCCTGCCACGAACTGTTCGGCTACCCGTCGGTGCCGCTGCGCCGGCTGGTCCGGTGGGTGGGCCGATGGGTCGCCGACGGCGGCCGTCAGCTCGGGAAGGCCACCAAGTTCGCCCAGCGGGAGGGGAAGTTCTGA
- a CDS encoding Nramp family divalent metal transporter has translation MTSSAPTTSRGRLTSRLGPAFITAALIFGPGSITTTSSLGAQFAYDLIWVPVVATVLMLCFVDLCVRIGLSTDAGPIETIRRRFGRIVAIGVGLGAFAVTASFQGSNSVGTGAAMSVLFDGNPTLFAALFTLLAVGFLWLPAFYRRLERVMVVIILAMLAIFLVTLIVSQPDFGAVLRGLVPRIPSGSSALVVGAVATTFSVVGALYQIQLVREKGWTVADYRTARRDAITGTLILGSLSFAIMIAAAAVLHPQGVTVTSPADMASILEPAIGGWAAVLFALGLWAAAFSSLLGNSTIGGSMLAGAFGIEGGGLNSRPVKICITAVIVIGGIVAVVFGGLPLPLIVTAQAVTIFVVPLIGLVLLRLSRAPERGELRVPIAQFVLAVVGVIFLVLLAITYLRNLL, from the coding sequence ATGACGAGCTCCGCACCGACGACGTCGCGCGGGCGTCTCACATCCCGGCTCGGCCCGGCCTTCATCACCGCCGCGCTGATCTTCGGGCCCGGCAGCATCACCACCACGAGTTCCCTGGGCGCCCAGTTCGCCTACGACCTCATCTGGGTGCCGGTCGTTGCCACCGTCCTCATGCTCTGCTTCGTGGACCTCTGCGTGCGCATCGGACTCAGCACGGATGCCGGGCCGATCGAGACGATCCGGCGGCGGTTCGGGCGCATCGTCGCGATCGGAGTCGGGCTGGGGGCATTCGCGGTGACAGCCAGCTTCCAGGGCAGTAACTCCGTGGGTACCGGGGCAGCCATGTCGGTGCTCTTCGACGGCAACCCCACCCTCTTCGCAGCACTGTTCACCCTGCTCGCAGTCGGCTTCCTCTGGCTCCCTGCCTTCTACCGCCGCCTGGAACGGGTGATGGTGGTGATCATCCTCGCGATGCTCGCGATCTTCCTGGTCACCCTCATCGTCTCCCAGCCGGACTTCGGTGCCGTGCTGCGCGGACTTGTCCCACGTATCCCGAGCGGCTCCTCCGCGCTCGTGGTGGGCGCCGTCGCCACCACGTTCTCGGTCGTCGGTGCGCTCTACCAGATCCAGCTCGTCCGGGAGAAAGGCTGGACAGTTGCGGACTACCGCACGGCCCGGCGGGACGCGATCACGGGAACCCTCATCCTCGGCAGCCTCTCCTTCGCCATCATGATCGCCGCGGCGGCCGTGTTGCACCCGCAGGGGGTCACGGTCACCTCACCGGCGGATATGGCTTCCATCCTCGAACCCGCCATCGGCGGCTGGGCCGCCGTCCTCTTCGCACTTGGACTGTGGGCAGCAGCGTTCTCCTCGCTACTCGGCAACTCCACCATCGGCGGCAGCATGCTCGCCGGAGCATTCGGTATCGAAGGCGGCGGGCTGAACTCACGCCCGGTCAAGATCTGCATCACCGCAGTGATCGTGATCGGCGGGATCGTGGCCGTGGTGTTCGGTGGGCTCCCGTTGCCGCTGATCGTCACCGCCCAGGCCGTCACCATCTTCGTGGTCCCACTGATCGGGCTCGTGCTGCTCCGACTGAGCCGCGCCCCCGAACGAGGCGAGCTGCGGGTGCCAATCGCACAATTCGTCCTTGCCGTCGTGGGCGTGATCTTCCTCGTCCTGCTCGCCATCACCTACCTCAGGAACCTGCTATGA
- a CDS encoding LacI family DNA-binding transcriptional regulator, with amino-acid sequence MTNLRDVARHAGVSVPTASRVLSGSDYPVAEQLRTRVLAAADELDYVPNAQAQGLLTGNPGTVGVLVGTVDDPYFSEIVNGVQDVATARHLLVTICNTERDVDRELAYFRLLQAHRTGIVIIAGSGLQDARYIEGMTGRVRSFERSGGRVVAIGHPLIDVDRVLADNAGGAQDLGRHLTGLGHREVGVLAGVAEVNSTVERLNGLRESIDGAGGRLHLRHGAPTRDEGYLGAGELLEAHPEITALVGTADQMAIGATSWLRDHGRDVPEEIAVAGFNDIAVSRDLDLTSVRLPLRDMGVMALEVALSPAPEDPVVRELETELIVRGTTVARAGS; translated from the coding sequence ATGACCAACCTGCGTGATGTCGCGCGCCACGCCGGAGTGTCGGTCCCGACCGCTTCACGAGTGCTCTCCGGCAGCGATTACCCCGTGGCCGAGCAGCTACGTACCAGGGTGCTCGCAGCTGCAGATGAGCTGGATTACGTCCCGAACGCGCAGGCGCAGGGGCTGCTCACCGGGAACCCAGGGACGGTCGGCGTGCTCGTCGGGACGGTGGATGACCCGTACTTCTCCGAGATCGTCAACGGCGTCCAGGACGTCGCGACCGCCCGCCACCTGCTCGTCACGATCTGCAATACCGAGCGTGATGTGGATCGCGAACTGGCCTACTTCCGGCTGCTTCAGGCACACCGCACCGGGATCGTGATCATTGCCGGCTCCGGTCTGCAGGATGCGCGGTACATCGAAGGGATGACGGGGCGCGTGCGCTCCTTCGAACGCAGCGGTGGACGCGTCGTCGCGATCGGTCATCCACTCATCGACGTCGACCGAGTCCTCGCGGATAACGCCGGCGGCGCGCAGGACCTGGGGCGTCACCTGACAGGCCTGGGCCACCGGGAGGTCGGGGTGCTGGCAGGTGTTGCGGAGGTCAATTCCACGGTGGAACGACTGAACGGTCTTCGCGAGTCCATCGACGGCGCAGGTGGCCGTCTCCATCTGCGCCACGGCGCACCCACCCGGGACGAGGGCTACCTGGGTGCCGGCGAACTACTCGAGGCCCATCCGGAGATCACCGCCCTGGTCGGTACCGCCGACCAGATGGCCATTGGAGCAACGTCGTGGCTGCGGGATCACGGCAGAGATGTTCCCGAGGAGATCGCGGTCGCCGGGTTCAACGACATCGCCGTCTCGCGGGACCTGGATCTGACCTCGGTCCGGTTGCCATTGCGCGACATGGGTGTGATGGCGCTCGAGGTGGCCCTCTCCCCCGCCCCCGAGGATCCGGTGGTGCGCGAGCTGGAAACCGAGCTCATCGTGCGGGGGACCACGGTGGCCCGCGCGGGCAGCTGA
- a CDS encoding PadR family transcriptional regulator encodes MELTPSELTILGLVVEQPRHGYDLERVIEQRGIRQWTEIGFSSIYYLLAKLEKRDLLHADAAGTGSKSRRVFRATAEGERVAADASRAFIAELSVVPHPVLVGLANLPLLPEGAYDEALRCRLIQLDDRIAAVVEATQSQAPLPRPAHEVFSYSLSLLEAERSWLAARVQVSDD; translated from the coding sequence ATGGAGTTGACCCCTTCCGAGCTGACCATCCTGGGACTCGTCGTCGAGCAACCCCGGCACGGCTATGACCTGGAGCGGGTCATCGAACAACGCGGCATCCGGCAGTGGACGGAGATCGGCTTCTCCTCGATCTACTACCTGCTGGCCAAGCTCGAGAAGCGGGACCTCCTGCACGCGGATGCGGCCGGCACCGGCAGCAAGTCTCGGCGCGTGTTCCGGGCCACCGCAGAGGGAGAGCGCGTCGCAGCCGATGCCTCGCGGGCATTCATCGCCGAACTCTCGGTGGTCCCGCACCCGGTCCTGGTCGGACTGGCCAACCTGCCGCTCCTGCCCGAAGGCGCATACGACGAGGCGCTCCGCTGCAGGCTCATCCAGCTCGACGATCGCATCGCCGCAGTCGTGGAAGCCACGCAATCGCAAGCGCCCCTCCCACGTCCCGCACACGAGGTCTTCTCCTACTCCCTCAGCCTCCTGGAGGCGGAAAGGTCGTGGCTCGCTGCCCGAGTCCAGGTATCCGATGACTGA
- a CDS encoding BtrH N-terminal domain-containing protein gives MTDETAPANRGMTIVDGVPTSGGLHCETTALGVLLAHSGLTLSEPMIFGLASGLSFVYWDSTSQRLPFLGGRVKPFVLTQNLATRLTLDLQVHETTSPRKAWDQVRASIDRGHPIGLQLDSHDLEYFTTRVHFAGHVAAMYGYDDERAYLVDTAQQGGRVSTSLDSLARARAAKGPMSARHRSFTLGVPESSRTTPEHLVSVIIPAITACAEAFLTPPIANLGNRGIRTAATRMRSWFDRVEDPGRDLPVIATLMERAGTGGALFRNLYRDFLTESHALLTASGQGPSVDLLTQARDRIAESALLWTTAAGLIEHAGTTGDPVHLWEASQVLEDIATIETTAMRTLRSWQ, from the coding sequence ATGACTGACGAGACCGCCCCCGCGAATCGCGGCATGACGATCGTTGACGGAGTCCCGACCTCAGGCGGACTGCACTGCGAGACGACGGCGCTCGGTGTGCTCCTGGCTCATTCCGGACTCACCCTTTCTGAACCCATGATCTTCGGACTGGCGTCCGGGTTGTCCTTCGTCTACTGGGACTCGACGTCGCAACGTCTGCCGTTCCTGGGCGGACGGGTGAAGCCGTTCGTGCTCACCCAGAATCTCGCCACGCGTCTCACGCTTGACCTCCAGGTGCACGAGACGACATCGCCTCGCAAGGCCTGGGACCAGGTTCGCGCCTCGATCGACCGCGGCCATCCCATCGGCCTGCAGCTGGACAGCCATGACCTGGAGTACTTCACCACCCGCGTGCACTTTGCCGGACATGTCGCCGCGATGTATGGATACGACGACGAGCGCGCATATCTGGTCGACACCGCGCAGCAGGGTGGCCGCGTGTCCACGAGCCTGGACAGCCTGGCCCGCGCACGAGCCGCGAAGGGCCCGATGTCAGCCCGCCACCGGTCCTTCACCCTGGGGGTGCCGGAATCGAGCAGGACGACCCCCGAACACCTCGTCTCGGTGATCATTCCCGCGATCACTGCGTGCGCCGAGGCGTTCCTCACGCCCCCGATCGCCAACCTGGGCAACCGGGGAATCCGCACGGCGGCCACACGTATGCGCTCCTGGTTCGACCGGGTCGAGGACCCCGGACGCGATCTCCCCGTCATCGCCACGTTGATGGAACGGGCAGGCACTGGCGGCGCTCTGTTCCGCAATCTCTACCGGGACTTCCTCACCGAGTCCCACGCGCTGCTGACAGCGTCGGGGCAGGGGCCGAGCGTCGACCTCCTCACACAGGCCCGGGACCGCATTGCCGAGTCCGCCCTTCTCTGGACAACAGCCGCAGGCCTCATCGAACATGCGGGAACCACAGGAGACCCGGTGCACCTGTGGGAGGCGAGCCAGGTACTGGAGGACATCGCCACGATTGAGACCACCGCGATGAGGACGCTCCGATCATGGCAATGA
- the metH gene encoding methionine synthase, with the protein MRPPRSAALLETMRTRVVVADGGMGTMIQDAALTLEDFQGLEGCNEILNVTRPEVIESLHDQYFAVGVDCVETNTFGANASNLGDYDIIERIGELAEAGAAIARRSAESHTTGDHPRWVLGSMGPGTKLPSLGHTTYASLKASFAQQAAGLIRGGADALLVETSQDLLQTKAAINACKQAQAETGLEVPIFAQVTVETTGTMLMGSEIGAALTTLSALGIDAIGLNCATGPAEMSEHLRHLAKHSPVPVTCMPNAGLPVLGKNGAEYPLTPDELAAAHEQFTREFGLSLVGGCCGTTPEHLRAVVDRVRGRAVVDRHPEPTHGVASLYAHTDFDQDASFLAIGERTNANGSKAFREAMLAENWDECVQIARAQTRDGAHLLDVCVDYVGRDGVADVREVVSRLASASTLPLMIDSTEPAVIGAGLELVGGRAVVNSVNFEDGDGPDSRYARIMPLVVEHGAAVVALTIDEEGQARTAEHKVAIASRLIDDLTGTWGMAVQDIIVDTLTFPIATGQEETRRDAIETIEAIRELKRRYPGVHTTLGVSNISFGLNPAARVVLNSVFLHEAVEAGLDSAIVHAAKILPLASIPDEQRQAAYDLVWDKRVYDGEALTHDPLAHLLDVFSGVDSAALKDARAAELAALPLDERLARRIIDGEMKGLHADLDAALEQGWKALDIVNDQLLAGMKVVGERFGKGEMQLPFVLTSAETMKTAVAHLEPHMEKVEAGGGKGTIVLGTVRGDVHDIGKNLVDIILTNNGYTVVNIGIKQPVSAFIEAAQEHQADVIGMSGLLVKSTVVMKENLEELNSRDLAGTYPVLLGGAALTRVYVEDDLDEVYDGQVRYARDAFEGLRLMEPLVRVARGEAPDAVGLPELKKRRHAKVTVEETPLEDLPTRADVAIDNRVPEPPFWGTRIVKGIALAEYSSFLDERATFMGQWGLKPGRGEGGSSYEELVETEGRPRLREWMARVATEDMLTPAVVYGYFPVVADGDDVVLLHHEGPDGGSGGQPGTERMRFTFPRQRRDRHLCLADFVRPRSSGQTDVLGVQLVTMGSGVAKHTAKLFEANAYREYLELHGLSVQLTEALAEYWHARVRDELGFANEDPADLEGMFKVDYRGARYSFGYPACPDLEDRAKIIELLRPERIGVTLSEELQLHPEQSTDALVFHHPEAKYFSV; encoded by the coding sequence ATGCGTCCACCCCGTTCCGCTGCCCTGCTCGAGACCATGCGCACCCGAGTGGTGGTCGCCGACGGCGGGATGGGCACCATGATCCAGGACGCCGCTCTCACCCTGGAGGACTTTCAAGGGCTCGAGGGTTGTAACGAGATCCTCAACGTCACCCGCCCCGAGGTGATCGAGTCACTGCACGATCAGTACTTCGCCGTCGGTGTGGACTGCGTGGAGACGAACACCTTCGGTGCGAACGCCTCCAACCTCGGCGACTACGACATCATCGAACGCATCGGTGAACTCGCCGAGGCAGGGGCTGCCATCGCGAGGCGCAGCGCAGAGTCGCACACCACCGGCGACCACCCGCGCTGGGTGCTCGGCTCGATGGGCCCGGGTACCAAGCTGCCCAGCCTCGGACACACCACCTACGCCTCGCTGAAGGCGTCCTTCGCCCAGCAGGCCGCTGGCCTGATCCGCGGCGGCGCGGACGCCCTGCTGGTCGAAACCAGCCAAGACCTGCTGCAGACCAAGGCGGCTATCAACGCCTGCAAGCAGGCCCAGGCCGAGACGGGCCTGGAGGTGCCGATCTTCGCCCAGGTGACCGTGGAGACCACCGGCACCATGCTGATGGGCTCCGAGATCGGGGCCGCGCTCACCACACTGTCTGCCCTGGGCATTGACGCCATCGGCCTGAACTGCGCCACCGGGCCCGCCGAGATGAGTGAGCACCTGCGCCACCTGGCCAAGCACTCCCCGGTCCCGGTCACCTGTATGCCGAACGCCGGCCTGCCGGTGCTCGGCAAGAACGGTGCCGAATACCCGCTCACCCCGGACGAGCTCGCCGCCGCGCACGAGCAGTTCACCCGTGAGTTCGGCCTCTCCCTCGTCGGTGGGTGCTGCGGTACCACCCCCGAGCATCTCCGCGCCGTCGTGGACCGGGTGCGTGGGCGGGCCGTCGTCGATCGTCACCCCGAGCCCACACATGGTGTGGCGAGCCTGTACGCCCACACCGACTTCGACCAGGACGCCTCCTTCCTCGCGATCGGCGAGCGCACCAACGCGAACGGTTCCAAGGCGTTCCGGGAGGCGATGCTGGCCGAGAACTGGGACGAATGCGTCCAGATCGCCCGCGCGCAGACCCGTGACGGCGCCCACCTGCTGGACGTCTGCGTGGACTACGTGGGCCGGGACGGCGTGGCCGATGTGCGCGAGGTCGTCTCCCGTCTGGCCAGCGCCTCCACGTTGCCGTTGATGATCGACTCCACGGAACCGGCCGTGATCGGTGCCGGGCTCGAACTGGTGGGCGGGCGCGCCGTGGTGAACTCGGTGAACTTCGAGGACGGCGACGGCCCGGACTCGCGGTATGCGCGGATCATGCCGCTCGTGGTCGAGCACGGCGCCGCCGTGGTGGCCCTGACCATCGACGAGGAGGGGCAGGCCCGGACGGCCGAGCACAAGGTGGCGATCGCCTCCCGCCTGATCGACGACCTCACGGGCACCTGGGGAATGGCGGTGCAGGACATCATCGTGGACACTTTGACCTTCCCGATCGCCACCGGCCAGGAGGAGACCCGGCGTGATGCGATCGAGACGATCGAGGCAATCCGCGAGTTGAAGCGCCGCTATCCGGGGGTGCACACCACCCTCGGCGTCTCGAACATCTCGTTCGGCCTCAATCCGGCCGCCCGCGTGGTGCTCAACTCCGTGTTCCTGCACGAGGCGGTCGAGGCCGGGCTGGACTCGGCGATCGTGCACGCCGCGAAGATCCTCCCGCTCGCTTCCATCCCCGATGAGCAGCGGCAGGCCGCCTATGACCTGGTCTGGGATAAGCGGGTCTACGACGGAGAAGCGCTGACCCACGACCCGCTAGCTCACCTGCTGGATGTGTTCTCCGGGGTCGACTCCGCCGCCCTGAAGGATGCTCGCGCTGCTGAGCTCGCGGCGCTGCCGCTGGACGAACGGTTGGCCCGCCGCATCATCGACGGCGAGATGAAGGGCCTGCACGCAGACCTGGACGCCGCCCTCGAACAGGGCTGGAAGGCGCTCGACATCGTCAACGACCAGTTGCTCGCCGGGATGAAGGTGGTCGGGGAGCGGTTCGGCAAGGGTGAGATGCAGCTGCCCTTCGTGCTGACCTCCGCGGAGACCATGAAGACCGCCGTGGCGCACCTGGAACCCCACATGGAGAAAGTCGAGGCGGGCGGCGGCAAAGGCACCATCGTGCTCGGCACGGTGCGCGGGGACGTGCATGACATCGGCAAGAACCTGGTGGACATCATCCTCACCAACAACGGCTACACGGTGGTCAACATCGGGATCAAGCAGCCGGTGTCCGCCTTCATTGAGGCTGCCCAGGAGCACCAGGCCGACGTGATCGGGATGAGCGGCCTGCTCGTGAAGTCCACGGTGGTGATGAAGGAGAACCTCGAAGAGCTCAACTCCCGCGACCTGGCCGGCACCTACCCGGTGCTGCTCGGCGGCGCGGCGCTGACCCGGGTGTACGTCGAGGACGATCTCGACGAGGTGTACGACGGTCAGGTGCGCTACGCCCGGGACGCCTTCGAAGGGCTGCGCCTGATGGAGCCCCTCGTGCGGGTGGCACGGGGAGAGGCACCGGACGCCGTCGGGCTGCCGGAACTGAAGAAGCGCCGGCATGCGAAGGTGACGGTGGAGGAGACCCCGCTGGAGGACCTCCCCACTCGCGCGGACGTGGCCATCGATAACCGGGTGCCAGAACCGCCGTTCTGGGGCACTCGGATCGTCAAGGGAATCGCGCTCGCGGAATATTCCTCATTCCTGGACGAGCGGGCCACGTTCATGGGGCAGTGGGGGCTCAAGCCCGGCCGCGGTGAGGGCGGCTCATCCTACGAGGAACTGGTGGAGACCGAGGGGCGCCCGCGGCTGCGCGAGTGGATGGCCCGGGTTGCCACCGAGGACATGCTCACCCCAGCCGTGGTGTACGGCTACTTCCCGGTGGTTGCCGATGGTGACGATGTGGTGTTGCTGCACCACGAGGGGCCCGACGGCGGAAGTGGCGGTCAGCCAGGTACCGAACGGATGCGATTCACTTTCCCCAGGCAACGGCGCGACCGGCACCTGTGCTTGGCAGATTTCGTGCGACCTCGCTCGTCCGGCCAGACCGATGTGCTCGGGGTGCAGCTGGTGACCATGGGGTCCGGGGTGGCGAAGCACACGGCGAAGCTGTTCGAGGCGAACGCCTACCGCGAGTACTTGGAGCTGCACGGGCTCTCAGTGCAGCTCACGGAGGCGCTCGCGGAATACTGGCACGCCCGGGTGCGCGACGAGCTCGGTTTCGCCAATGAGGACCCGGCCGACCTGGAGGGCATGTTCAAGGTGGACTACCGGGGGGCGCGGTACTCCTTCGGCTATCCGGCCTGCCCGGACCTGGAGGATCGGGCGAAGATCATCGAGCTGCTCCGCCCGGAACGGATCGGGGTGACGTTGAGCGAGGAACTACAGCTGCATCCGGAGCAGTCCACCGACGCGCTGGTGTTCCATCACCCGGAGGCGAAGTACTTCTCCGTGTGA